A genomic stretch from Thermomonospora umbrina includes:
- a CDS encoding response regulator transcription factor, whose protein sequence is MRVLIAEDERMLADSIAEGLRAEALAVDVVYDGDAALERLSVNDYDVLVLDRDLPVVHGDDVCRSVAGSGASVRVLMLTASAAVPARVEGLSLGADDYLVKPFAFEELVARVRALGRRSRPADPPMLERSGVRLDPARREVYRDGRYVPLTRKEFGVLAELLRAAGTVVSAEDLLEKVWDEHIDPFTNTVRVTLMKLRRKLGEPALIETVPGAGYRIR, encoded by the coding sequence GTGCGGGTGCTGATCGCTGAGGACGAGCGGATGCTCGCCGACTCCATCGCCGAGGGGCTGCGGGCCGAGGCGCTGGCGGTGGACGTCGTGTACGACGGCGACGCCGCGTTGGAACGGCTGTCGGTCAACGACTACGACGTCCTGGTGCTCGACCGGGACCTGCCGGTGGTGCACGGCGACGACGTGTGCCGTTCGGTGGCCGGGTCGGGGGCCTCGGTACGGGTGCTGATGCTCACCGCGTCCGCCGCGGTGCCCGCCCGGGTGGAGGGTCTGTCGCTGGGCGCCGACGATTACCTGGTCAAGCCGTTCGCGTTCGAGGAGCTGGTGGCGCGGGTCCGCGCGCTGGGCCGGCGGTCCCGGCCCGCCGACCCGCCGATGCTGGAGCGGTCCGGCGTCCGACTCGACCCGGCCCGCCGCGAGGTCTACCGGGACGGCCGGTACGTGCCGCTGACCCGCAAGGAGTTCGGGGTGCTCGCCGAGCTGCTGCGGGCCGCCGGGACCGTGGTGTCGGCGGAGGACCTGCTGGAGAAGGTGTGGGACGAGCACATCGACCCGTTCACCAACACGGTGCGGGTGACGCTGATGAAGCTGCGCCGCAAGCTGGGAGAGCCGGCGCTCATCGAGACCGTGCCCGGCGCGGGCTACCGCATCCGTTGA
- a CDS encoding sensor histidine kinase, translated as MNDTLPRWWRPTIRVRLTLLYGGLFFLAGAVLLGVTYALVAQQLDQEQPITSVLRAQPGMDGWVETRPVPEGPGKGGAIIPQAVIRSRLVDAEQEYEAATLNAVLTKGGLALGLVGLAAMGLGWLMADRALRPMHRVTETARRVAHSHNLTERIAYDGPRDDVKELADTFDTMLSRLARSFDAQRRFVANASHELRTPLAINRTLVDVATRRADATEDMRRLGDSLLVVNTRHERLIDGLLTLAGSEHAIVDRVPLDLADMAGHVLDMAETEAKERGVTVHRAPTEAPTAGDPVLLERLVQNLVENAIRHNLPDDGELWLSTRWWPNCAELVVENTGPVVPPYEIETLFEPFRRLRTQRVHSDRGSGLGLSIVRAIATAHGGEVRAVPRVGGGLSVAVRLPSAPPW; from the coding sequence ATGAACGACACCCTGCCGCGCTGGTGGCGTCCCACGATCCGGGTCCGGCTGACCCTGCTGTACGGGGGCCTGTTCTTCCTCGCGGGAGCGGTGCTGCTCGGCGTCACCTACGCGCTGGTGGCGCAGCAGCTCGACCAGGAGCAGCCGATCACCTCGGTCCTGCGGGCGCAGCCCGGGATGGACGGATGGGTCGAGACCCGGCCCGTGCCGGAGGGGCCCGGCAAGGGCGGGGCGATCATACCTCAGGCGGTGATCCGGTCCCGGTTGGTCGACGCGGAGCAGGAGTACGAGGCGGCCACCCTCAACGCGGTGCTCACCAAGGGCGGGTTGGCGTTGGGGCTGGTGGGACTGGCGGCGATGGGGCTGGGCTGGCTGATGGCCGATCGGGCGCTGCGCCCGATGCACCGGGTCACCGAGACGGCCCGGAGGGTGGCGCACAGCCACAACCTGACCGAGCGGATCGCGTACGACGGGCCCCGCGACGACGTCAAGGAGCTGGCCGACACGTTCGACACCATGCTGTCCCGGCTGGCGCGCTCGTTCGACGCGCAGCGGAGGTTCGTGGCCAACGCCTCCCACGAGCTGCGGACGCCGCTGGCCATCAACCGCACGCTGGTGGACGTGGCGACGCGGCGCGCGGACGCCACCGAGGACATGCGGCGGCTCGGCGATTCGCTCCTGGTGGTCAACACCCGGCACGAGCGCCTCATCGACGGGCTGCTGACGCTGGCGGGCAGCGAGCACGCCATCGTCGACCGCGTCCCCCTCGACCTGGCCGACATGGCGGGGCACGTGCTCGACATGGCGGAGACCGAGGCCAAGGAACGCGGGGTCACGGTCCACCGGGCGCCGACGGAGGCGCCGACGGCGGGCGACCCCGTGCTGCTGGAACGGCTCGTGCAGAACCTGGTGGAGAACGCGATCCGGCACAACCTGCCCGACGACGGCGAGCTGTGGCTATCCACCCGCTGGTGGCCCAACTGCGCGGAGCTGGTGGTGGAGAACACGGGCCCGGTGGTGCCGCCGTACGAGATCGAGACCCTCTTCGAGCCGTTCCGGAGACTGCGGACCCAACGGGTCCACTCCGACCGGGGTTCGGGGCTCGGGCTCTCGATCGTGCGGGCCATCGCGACGGCGCACGGCGGAGAGGTACGGGCGGTGCCGCGCGTGGGCGGCGGCCTTTCCGTGGCCGTTCGCCTGCCCAGCGCACCGCCCTGGTAG
- a CDS encoding ADP-ribosylglycohydrolase family protein, with protein MPPTPLAAGGCMFGLAYGDALGAPTEFLTVAEIKRRFGEDGPSEPSGSPAPVTDDTQMTLAVAEGLLSALEHPPFTPDLVLPRWRRRFIDWLHDPENNRAPGTTCLRSCRALDAGVPWVKATQHGSKGCGANMRVAPVGLAPGLSDEQRAGAAQLQAALTHGHPTGLAASELTAFTVWWLREGMAPADLPAALRERCLSQRTTYHERWLNDLWRRPAMPDPQTFISRGWDECLAVLDRLDTALRVADRDADPCEVTGAGWVAEEAFATGLLCFLLFPDDPVAAIRRGAVSSGDSDSIACLAGAFAGAHLGMAAWPAEWADRIEYAADLARFGAAWD; from the coding sequence ATGCCCCCCACTCCCCTGGCCGCCGGCGGCTGCATGTTCGGCCTCGCCTATGGCGACGCGCTCGGCGCGCCGACGGAGTTCCTCACCGTGGCCGAGATCAAGCGGCGTTTCGGCGAGGACGGGCCCTCGGAGCCCTCCGGCTCGCCGGCCCCGGTCACCGATGACACGCAGATGACGCTCGCGGTCGCCGAAGGGCTGCTGAGCGCCCTGGAGCATCCCCCGTTCACGCCCGACCTGGTGCTGCCCCGCTGGCGGCGGCGCTTCATCGACTGGCTGCACGATCCCGAGAACAACCGGGCGCCCGGCACGACCTGCCTGCGCTCCTGCCGCGCGCTGGACGCCGGGGTCCCCTGGGTGAAGGCGACCCAGCACGGCTCGAAGGGCTGCGGCGCCAACATGCGGGTGGCCCCGGTCGGCCTCGCGCCGGGCCTGTCCGACGAGCAGCGGGCCGGCGCGGCCCAGCTCCAGGCCGCGCTCACCCACGGCCACCCGACCGGGTTGGCGGCCAGTGAGCTGACCGCGTTCACCGTCTGGTGGCTGCGCGAGGGCATGGCCCCCGCCGACCTGCCCGCCGCGCTGCGAGAGCGCTGCCTCTCCCAGCGCACCACCTACCACGAGCGCTGGCTGAACGACCTGTGGCGGCGTCCCGCGATGCCGGACCCGCAGACGTTCATCTCCCGGGGCTGGGACGAGTGCCTCGCCGTGCTCGACCGCCTCGACACCGCGCTCCGCGTCGCCGACCGGGACGCCGACCCGTGCGAGGTCACGGGCGCGGGGTGGGTCGCCGAAGAGGCGTTCGCCACGGGCCTGCTGTGCTTCCTGCTCTTCCCGGACGACCCGGTGGCGGCGATCCGGCGGGGTGCGGTCAGCTCCGGCGACTCCGACTCGATCGCCTGCCTGGCCGGGGCGTTCGCCGGGGCGCATCTGGGCATGGCCGCCTGGCCCGCCGAGTGGGCCGACCGCATCGAGTACGCCGCCGACCTGGCCCGCTTCGGCGCGGCCTGGGACTAG
- a CDS encoding DUF3140 domain-containing protein, with translation MNRDPDDVRAEFREAVNMTPRELSRWLETPESRSVGVTPRGTRRTRPGQVESVGHASGRAIVAILEKKAADLREDDYAHMRKVVGYVRRHLAQRPGGEHIEDSRWRYSLMNWGHDPLKDRPSRRRAGRA, from the coding sequence GTGAACCGGGACCCCGACGATGTCCGCGCGGAGTTCCGCGAGGCGGTCAACATGACCCCGCGCGAGCTGTCCCGGTGGCTGGAGACCCCGGAGTCCAGATCCGTCGGCGTGACCCCGCGGGGCACCCGCAGGACCCGTCCCGGCCAGGTCGAGTCGGTCGGACACGCGTCGGGCCGCGCGATCGTCGCGATCCTGGAGAAGAAGGCGGCCGATCTCCGCGAGGACGACTACGCCCACATGCGCAAGGTCGTCGGCTACGTGCGACGCCATCTCGCCCAGCGGCCGGGCGGAGAGCACATCGAGGACTCGCGGTGGCGGTACTCCCTCATGAACTGGGGCCACGACCCGCTGAAGGACCGACCCTCGCGACGCCGTGCCGGGCGGGCCTAG
- a CDS encoding DUF2945 domain-containing protein produces the protein MSWRSHGSRAVGTVQRKITSDTREAGRTVRASTQDPQYVVRSDKSGREAVHRPSALEKE, from the coding sequence GTGAGCTGGCGATCCCACGGGAGCAGGGCCGTGGGCACCGTCCAGCGGAAGATCACCTCCGACACCCGGGAGGCCGGCCGCACGGTGCGCGCCTCCACGCAGGACCCGCAGTACGTGGTCCGCAGCGACAAGAGCGGTCGCGAGGCCGTCCACCGCCCGTCGGCGCTGGAGAAGGAGTGA
- a CDS encoding class II aldolase/adducin family protein: MLLRDERRELCGIGRRMVETGLVLGVSGNLSVRRGDLVAVSPAGMRLERMAPEDCPVVDLTGARVEGALAPSSETPLHLAVYEETGAPAIVHTHSTFGAVVASTMTELPPIHYNTLLLGGVVKVAEYATYGTPELAENVRNAMAGGMRAALMGNHGGVTVGADLEDAFENARLLEWLCGVYVRARSLGEPRILTEAQLHAVAERGLHATPLPVE; the protein is encoded by the coding sequence ATGCTTCTGCGCGACGAGCGCCGGGAACTGTGCGGGATCGGTCGGAGAATGGTGGAGACCGGCCTGGTCCTGGGCGTGTCGGGCAACCTCAGCGTGCGCCGGGGCGACCTGGTGGCGGTGTCGCCCGCCGGGATGCGGCTGGAGCGGATGGCCCCCGAGGACTGCCCGGTCGTCGACCTGACGGGCGCCCGCGTCGAAGGGGCGCTCGCCCCGTCCTCCGAGACGCCCCTGCACCTGGCGGTCTACGAGGAGACGGGCGCCCCGGCGATCGTCCACACGCACTCCACGTTCGGCGCGGTGGTCGCGAGCACCATGACCGAGCTGCCGCCGATCCACTACAACACGCTCCTGCTCGGCGGCGTGGTCAAGGTCGCCGAGTACGCCACCTACGGGACCCCCGAGCTGGCCGAGAACGTGCGGAACGCGATGGCGGGCGGGATGCGCGCCGCGCTGATGGGCAACCACGGCGGCGTCACCGTCGGCGCGGACCTGGAGGACGCCTTCGAGAACGCCCGGCTGCTCGAATGGCTCTGCGGTGTCTACGTCCGCGCCAGATCCCTCGGCGAGCCCCGCATCCTGACCGAGGCGCAGCTCCACGCGGTCGCCGAGCGCGGCCTCCACGCCACGCCCCTGCCGGTGGAATGA
- a CDS encoding ACT domain-containing protein, whose amino-acid sequence MLLRIRVRLPDRPGSLGKVARILGAAGADVVQMAVLERDGGRALDDFTVACPLGSADTGIDRLCDGLASVPGVEVVGIWPTVEPQGSTPDARVIGQLAAAREGDGLAVLTDAVPAMLSADWAGLLRTHGETGDAVLCHTSLGVFGGIELPPLEPLRPRAFTAEDGTRYAVVPIAGGELALLVARTGAPPFHRTEVFRLAQLVGAAEAVLGDRVGVPPDLASRPDPAAVNSGGASS is encoded by the coding sequence ATGTTGCTGCGGATCAGGGTCCGGCTGCCGGACCGGCCGGGCTCACTGGGGAAGGTGGCCCGCATACTCGGGGCCGCGGGGGCCGACGTCGTCCAGATGGCCGTCCTCGAGCGCGACGGCGGACGGGCGCTGGACGACTTCACCGTGGCCTGCCCGCTCGGGTCGGCCGACACGGGGATCGACCGGCTCTGCGACGGCCTGGCCTCGGTGCCGGGCGTGGAGGTGGTCGGCATCTGGCCGACCGTCGAGCCGCAGGGGTCCACCCCGGACGCGCGGGTGATCGGCCAGTTGGCCGCGGCGCGCGAGGGCGACGGGCTGGCGGTGCTGACCGACGCGGTGCCCGCGATGCTGAGCGCCGACTGGGCCGGGCTGCTCAGAACGCACGGGGAGACCGGCGACGCGGTGCTGTGCCACACCAGCCTGGGCGTCTTCGGGGGCATCGAGTTGCCGCCGCTGGAGCCGCTCCGACCGCGCGCCTTCACGGCCGAGGACGGCACCCGTTACGCGGTGGTGCCGATCGCGGGCGGGGAGCTGGCGTTGCTGGTGGCGCGCACCGGGGCGCCGCCGTTCCACCGCACCGAGGTGTTCCGGCTGGCGCAGTTGGTCGGCGCGGCGGAGGCGGTGCTGGGTGACCGGGTGGGCGTGCCGCCCGACCTGGCGTCGCGGCCGGATCCGGCCGCCGTCAACTCCGGCGGCGCTTCTTCGTAA
- a CDS encoding nucleotide exchange factor GrpE, which produces MLLHVSSAQDPPPEEGPVTAGRGGPAEPPGSTQPVRRPEAAHAVGPASRPDAAAHDPSPGPGHGAAGPNGVQGTDGARGLAAEVARLAAAVEREHERAAHRETVIDRLHEDVQTLRRGELQALFEPVRAALFRLHDLTGREARRWADDPPEPANAAALLAAVTDEIAEALARTGVERFTVAPGDPFDPARHRPVATVTVEDPALDGTVVGVRSDGFARADRVVRKAEVQVGRPARPEDEAEPAPLSRSDRADRADR; this is translated from the coding sequence ATGTTGCTGCACGTGTCGAGTGCCCAGGATCCGCCGCCCGAGGAAGGCCCCGTCACCGCCGGCCGCGGCGGCCCGGCCGAGCCGCCCGGGTCGACCCAGCCCGTCCGCCGGCCCGAGGCGGCGCACGCCGTCGGGCCCGCGAGCCGCCCCGACGCGGCCGCCCACGACCCCTCCCCCGGCCCCGGCCACGGCGCGGCCGGGCCCAACGGGGTCCAGGGCACCGACGGCGCCCGGGGGCTGGCCGCCGAGGTCGCCCGACTGGCCGCCGCCGTCGAGCGCGAGCACGAGCGCGCCGCGCACCGGGAGACGGTGATCGACCGGCTGCACGAGGACGTCCAGACGCTCCGCCGCGGCGAGCTGCAGGCGCTGTTCGAGCCCGTCCGGGCCGCGCTGTTCCGGCTGCACGACCTGACCGGCCGGGAGGCGCGGCGCTGGGCCGACGACCCTCCCGAGCCCGCCAACGCCGCCGCGCTGCTGGCCGCGGTGACCGACGAGATCGCCGAGGCGCTGGCCCGCACCGGCGTCGAGCGGTTCACCGTCGCGCCCGGCGACCCCTTCGACCCCGCCCGGCACCGCCCGGTGGCCACCGTGACCGTCGAGGACCCCGCCCTCGACGGCACCGTCGTCGGAGTCCGCTCCGACGGCTTCGCCCGGGCCGACCGGGTGGTCCGCAAGGCCGAGGTCCAGGTCGGGCGTCCCGCCCGGCCGGAGGACGAGGCCGAGCCCGCGCCGCTTTCCCGATCCGACAGAGCCGACAGAGCCGACAGGTGA
- a CDS encoding Hsp70 family protein gives MTVYGIDLGTTYSCIASIDEVGRPTVLRNIEGTDTTPSVVYFETSDNVIVGATAKDTAVLEPDNVVSLIKRDMGRDITYPIHEFGYTPEELSAFILLKLATDARTTTGEDARDVVITVPAYFGAAERDATRKAGRIAGLNVIDIISEPIAAAVTYGVLNPESDRTILVYDLGGGTFDTTVIALRGGHIEVICTDGDHELGGADWDSRVVEHLAERFREEHPDAGDPLDDKQTEQQLRRDAEDAKKALTTRTTHTVRVMHDGRAAAVELTREKFEELTRDLLDRTVEITGRTLATAADKGVADYDDLVLVGGSTKMPAVASRLETELGLTPRLQDPDLAVAKGAALYAFEETYRRLIRDGARERAEEMANKAGLSVEQQRQIAGRRIKTVASHAFGIVVVDRETQAEQVAHLVHANDELPASHTEDFFTVYDEQTAADVRVMEQAGSVESADPVDNSEIATGVIKIPAGKQAGWPVEVTFALDASGLLHVTAVEKETGERLELKIDVGGMSEEEVERSRAALSRVQVS, from the coding sequence ATGACCGTCTACGGGATCGACCTGGGGACCACGTACTCGTGCATCGCCTCCATCGACGAGGTGGGGCGCCCCACGGTCCTGCGCAACATCGAGGGCACCGACACGACACCTTCGGTGGTCTACTTCGAGACCAGCGACAACGTGATCGTGGGCGCCACCGCCAAGGACACGGCGGTGCTGGAGCCCGACAACGTGGTGAGCCTGATCAAGCGGGACATGGGCCGCGACATCACGTACCCGATCCACGAGTTCGGGTACACGCCCGAGGAGCTCTCCGCGTTCATCCTGCTCAAGCTGGCCACCGACGCCCGCACCACCACCGGCGAGGACGCCCGGGACGTGGTCATCACGGTGCCGGCCTACTTCGGCGCCGCCGAGCGGGACGCCACCCGCAAGGCGGGCCGGATCGCCGGGCTGAACGTCATCGACATCATCTCCGAGCCCATCGCCGCCGCCGTCACCTACGGGGTCCTCAACCCCGAGAGCGACCGCACCATCCTGGTGTACGACCTGGGCGGCGGCACGTTCGACACCACGGTGATCGCGCTGCGCGGCGGCCACATCGAGGTGATCTGCACCGACGGCGACCACGAGCTGGGCGGCGCCGACTGGGACTCGCGGGTGGTGGAGCACCTGGCCGAACGGTTCCGCGAGGAGCACCCCGACGCCGGGGACCCGCTCGACGACAAGCAGACCGAGCAGCAGCTCCGCCGCGACGCCGAGGACGCCAAGAAGGCCCTGACCACGCGGACGACGCACACCGTCCGGGTGATGCACGACGGGCGGGCCGCGGCGGTCGAGCTGACCCGCGAGAAGTTCGAGGAGCTGACCCGGGACCTGTTGGACCGCACCGTCGAGATCACCGGCCGGACTTTGGCCACCGCAGCCGACAAGGGTGTCGCCGACTACGACGACCTGGTGCTGGTCGGCGGCTCCACCAAGATGCCCGCGGTGGCGTCCCGGCTGGAGACCGAGCTCGGCCTGACCCCTCGGCTGCAGGATCCCGACCTGGCGGTGGCCAAGGGCGCGGCGCTGTACGCGTTCGAGGAGACCTACCGCCGGCTGATCCGCGACGGCGCCCGGGAGCGGGCCGAGGAGATGGCCAACAAGGCGGGCCTGTCCGTCGAGCAGCAGCGCCAGATCGCCGGCCGCCGGATCAAGACGGTGGCCTCGCACGCGTTCGGCATCGTCGTGGTGGACCGGGAGACCCAGGCCGAGCAGGTCGCCCACCTGGTGCACGCCAACGACGAGCTGCCCGCCTCGCACACCGAGGACTTCTTCACCGTCTACGACGAGCAGACCGCCGCCGACGTCCGGGTGATGGAGCAGGCCGGCAGCGTCGAGTCGGCGGACCCGGTGGACAACTCCGAGATCGCCACCGGCGTCATCAAGATCCCCGCGGGCAAGCAGGCGGGCTGGCCGGTGGAGGTCACCTTCGCGCTGGACGCCTCCGGCCTCCTGCACGTCACCGCGGTCGAGAAGGAGACCGGCGAACGCCTGGAGCTGAAGATCGACGTCGGCGGCATGTCCGAGGAGGAGGTCGAGCGCTCCCGCGCCGCCCTCTCCCGCGTCCAGGTCAGCTAA